In Rhodamnia argentea isolate NSW1041297 chromosome 5, ASM2092103v1, whole genome shotgun sequence, the DNA window TACGTCTTTGATGGTATGTGCTATATGTGTATAAGTCTGGCGTTATGAAGCATGGGCACATAACATAGTTCCTTAACAAAGAGGGAGGCAGTGGTCATGCTGGTACTCTGGTTTCATGATCCGCTTTGAAATTGAACATCTAACTTGAGCTATTTCTGATATCTGCAATCTCTTCAATAATGTTCTTTGGGATGTTGCTGTCCCATTCTTTATATACATGTGGTCAGAATAGTTTTGTCTTTGTTTCTGATACGGTAGCGTTAAGTTTTTGCAAAGAAGAGGGATAATAGTTACTTACACAAATGAAGAGAGTAGTTTCATAGTGAGCTATGGCTGAATTGGACTGTTTTGTTTCGTCTTCGTGAGTTGCTAACTATTACCTGGATACATGAATCCTTCATTTTTCCGAGTTGAATTTTTGGAAGACTTATACAGAGCTGAATTATTATTGAAAGTTCTACCTCCGGCATGTTAGCAAACATGATGCAATATAAATATCTTTGGTATATGCTAGAGAAAAGAAGATTtccctttccctctcttctCTGTGGTCATctcaaccttttcatttttatgtcgGGGCAACAGAAGTAATCAGAGTTTGAGCTAGTTTGCTTATTTTTACTGTTTCATGAAGCATTGTTTAAGTGCATATTTGAGATGAATACTCCGTTGCATGTTGCTGGATCTAAAACATGAAACCTTTTAATGCGCTAAATTGTTGGCCTTGTTGTTAGCTTTGGAGCAATTATTGCTTCCTCATTCCGGAATCCTTGAATACCAGAGATGAGGCAgagatgacatttttttttttttgcctcagtCATTCGCGCAAGTGTTCCCAAGTTGGAACTTGATTCGACATTTGAACAGAAGAATGAAATAGCAAAAGCTGTAGAGGAGGAACTTGAGAAGGTATTTCTTATCATTCAGGTACTCCTTGATGATTCCATAGAAGGGGGACTGTATTATTTATCTATCCTACGTGCAGGCTATGTCAGCTTATGGATATGAGATTGTTCAGACACTCATTGTAGATATAGAACCAGATGACCATGTGAAGCGAGCAATGAACGAGATTAATGCAGGtagattccttttgtttctgaTGATAGGATGTTGCATGTTTCATTTCCTTAGTTTACAAAATGTGTGCCATACTGAAAGTGTTGTTAACCTAACCTGCAAAATTAAATGGTCAAAATATCTAGAAGACCATGATAGACAATTCTGTTGGTTTATTTCTAGACAATGAGTGCCTGATCTGCATTGCTCTTGTGCGTTTCATGAAGAATTTCAGGTGTCTTGGAAAGAGTCAGATTCTTGACCATTGCAAAGGCAGGGATTAATTGAGCCACATTTTTCAATCTAAATTGCCCACACATGATGTCCTCACATGGACATCAACTACCAAATGCAAAGATAAATCAAATCCTGTTGGTTTGACTGCTAAATGTGCAttagaaaaaatcctaaaaatctGGTTATAATCCTGACCAAGGTTCCCCTTGTAGTTGTGTTGTCAAATAATGTCTATCTGGACAAAAATCATGTGGCACAAGTAGATTTGTGGTATTCACGTAATTTACGTAATTATCAGCTGCGCGGCTGAGAGTAGCTGCAAACGAGAAAGCCGAAGCAGAGAAGATTCTGCAGATCAAGCGAGCTGAGGGAGATGCAGAGTCTAAATACTTGGCTGGACTCGGGATAGCGAGGCAGAGGCAGGCTATCGTGGATGGGCTGAGGGACAGTGTGCTGGCTTTCTCTGAGAATGTTCCAGGAACATCATCGAAGGATGTCATGGATATGGTACTGGTCACCCAATACTTCGACACCATGAAGGAAATCGGTGCATCCTCAAAATCCAGCTCTGTTTTCATCCCACATGGTCCTGGTGCTGTGAGAGACGTCGCGACTCAGATCAGGGAGGGTCTCCTACAGGCGCATGCCGCGCAATAAGCCGAGTACATAACATGGGGCTGTGGTTTCGCTTTTACTCATCTGTTAATATGATGGTAGTAAATGTGTGCGTTGGTGGTACATTGTGTTGCACTTTGTTCTTTGTCGGTTGCGTTCCTGTTTTTACCTGTCAAAGCTAAAAAAGATTGTGAAAGTGTCATCCAAATAAGGAGTTATAGGATGTTGATACCGGTACTCCTATCTGGTTATATTTTGAGGAGGAGATGGGCTTGTGTTACGTATTTGTCAGTAGTATTATAATATTTGTTCAAGTATTAAGAATGTTGTCGCAGAGGCTTCTCTTCTCCTAtgcgatttgattttttttttgggtcgaatgcTATTTGATATTTGACTGGTGTATTCTCGGCATCATGACGTGATAAATCTGAAACCGAGGCGACGTACGATACCAAACCGATCGCCGGATGCACAATTAGATTTTGCCATCCCTGGACGCCACCTGATCTTCTGAGTCTCCAATAAAGTCGTCACCGGTCCGTTTCTTGAGGCGATGAATCTATAACCAGCTGCTGCGGACACGTGAGATTGGGCTTCTGTGGAGTTCTCTTCATTTGTACTCTGCCTCAAACGTCATTGCCAATGGCAAACGCGAACCATCATGTAAGGGGCTGACGTGGAGGGTGTCTTGTTCACCCTCCAACTGGGCTCCGTGTCGACCGAATCGACGTTCCTCTTAAGCTAAAAGTACTGAAATTACACTGTCAGACTAAAACTCAGAAATCTCCTGAATGCGGACGCAAGCCGTAGGGCTTGTCCAGAGTAGCGTTGTATGCCAGTGACCTCATGTCTCCGCAACCCTTGAAACACATCGAGCACAGCCTCCTTTCGAACATTCGAGGTATTGAAAAGGATAAAATGGGAgaactggcaaaaaaaaagaaggggaaaatgaCCGCACAGGAATTGTGTGGCCAGCTTGAATTATTTTATACAATCCATGGCCACCAGACATGAAACCAAACTCATCGCAAAAGTtgaatcaagaaagaaaaagatacaaAGGTCTCCTTCTAACCCTACCTCTTATTTCCTCTCCACCTAACCGAAATGCCGTtctctttcgttttttcttCCGTGAGAACAGAAACAGTGTTTTTAACCCATAAAATGAGAGCAACCCGGACTTCAGTCTATGGCTTCAAAGCCAAGGCCAGCCCAATTTTGGC includes these proteins:
- the LOC115750509 gene encoding hypersensitive-induced response protein 1, which translates into the protein MGQALGCIQVDQSTVAIKETFGKFDDVLEPGCHCLPWCLGSQVAGHLSLRVQQLDVRCETKTKDNVFVTVVASIQYRALSEKASDAFYRLTNTRAQIQSYVFDVIRASVPKLELDSTFEQKNEIAKAVEEELEKAMSAYGYEIVQTLIVDIEPDDHVKRAMNEINAAARLRVAANEKAEAEKILQIKRAEGDAESKYLAGLGIARQRQAIVDGLRDSVLAFSENVPGTSSKDVMDMVLVTQYFDTMKEIGASSKSSSVFIPHGPGAVRDVATQIREGLLQAHAAQ